A genomic segment from Leptospira ryugenii encodes:
- a CDS encoding FecR family protein produces MKFFRFRPFVSALLILGFSTFLGLCQKQSKDDVPSNTSNNAAPSSEAVIAFVKGEVVVLRAGNQSKPNLGDPLLATDTIVTGANGAVEILLSDDGVLKLSKNTSLSIATALAGHGEEKQTEVTVQYGKLITVLKKERKSEQFNVVTPTSIAGVRGTSFLTSVESPSDQKGGVPCKENNCVVRFAVLDGAIAIKKPNSDNEIIVDKQKEAIVDNNSKLSEKMVKPLASQSLNDLKEMLVFENTKMLEYESLSNELRNNNEDLKKMDLGSSQEEVESAVRKREMSKNKSDEVITTAKSVEESKYIQKDVQKDSLKLPAKESFDKR; encoded by the coding sequence ATGAAATTCTTCCGCTTCCGTCCATTTGTGTCGGCCCTCTTAATCCTTGGATTTTCCACATTTTTAGGACTTTGCCAAAAGCAATCCAAAGACGATGTCCCAAGCAATACATCCAACAATGCAGCACCGAGCAGTGAAGCAGTCATTGCTTTTGTCAAAGGTGAGGTTGTTGTTTTGCGGGCAGGTAACCAGTCAAAACCTAATCTTGGTGACCCACTCCTAGCTACCGATACAATCGTTACAGGAGCAAATGGTGCCGTCGAAATATTGTTAAGTGATGATGGAGTTTTAAAGTTATCCAAAAATACTTCCCTGAGCATTGCAACTGCTTTGGCGGGTCATGGAGAAGAAAAACAAACAGAAGTTACTGTTCAATATGGAAAGCTCATCACAGTTCTTAAAAAAGAAAGAAAGTCCGAACAATTCAATGTTGTGACACCAACCTCTATCGCGGGTGTGAGAGGTACATCCTTCTTAACTTCAGTTGAGTCACCATCCGACCAGAAAGGCGGAGTCCCTTGCAAAGAAAACAACTGTGTTGTCCGTTTTGCTGTATTGGACGGAGCGATTGCAATTAAAAAACCAAACTCAGACAATGAGATCATCGTAGACAAACAAAAAGAAGCGATTGTGGATAACAACAGCAAGCTTAGCGAAAAAATGGTAAAACCATTGGCGTCTCAATCTCTCAATGACCTAAAAGAGATGTTAGTATTTGAAAACACAAAAATGTTAGAATACGAATCATTATCCAATGAGCTTAGAAACAACAATGAAGATCTAAAGAAAATGGATCTTGGCTCTTCCCAAGAAGAAGTGGAATCAGCTGTTCGCAAACGTGAGATGTCCAAAAATAAATCAGATGAAGTGATCACAACAGCTAAATCAGTCGAAGAATCCAAATACATCCAAAAAGACGTACAAAAAGATTCACTTAAATTACCTGCAAAGGAAAGTTTTGACAAACGATGA
- the rsgA gene encoding ribosome small subunit-dependent GTPase A, producing MSTSGKELFTVARIFGAYYELHSAETSYVRAVLKGKLRLKQSGDRHPFVVGDLVYAEPSQGDWVILEKLERKNYLTRKSDFGDSHVLCANLDLVAILASLKEPETKDGFIDRLLAASFHTKIPPLIVFTKADLVSNEEREQKEATYRALGYDVLSISMENLSSLAELKKHILGKTTFLCGNSGVGKSSLLNHLMAKDAQRVNEISQGTKKGKHTTTNSLAVFLEEETVIIDSPGVKEWGVLHLDQDELFSSFPELSSARANCSLEYCCDLGPSCQLLTAIEKDLSESRKKSLESMLESLEKPHRVTRRDHWSKSTTKRY from the coding sequence ATGAGCACTTCGGGTAAAGAACTATTTACGGTAGCCAGAATCTTTGGCGCCTACTATGAACTCCATTCAGCAGAGACATCCTATGTGCGCGCTGTGTTAAAAGGCAAACTTAGGCTCAAACAGTCAGGAGACCGTCATCCCTTTGTTGTAGGTGATCTAGTTTACGCAGAACCTTCGCAAGGGGATTGGGTCATTTTGGAGAAATTAGAGCGAAAAAACTACTTAACACGAAAGAGTGATTTTGGGGATAGCCACGTCCTTTGTGCCAATTTAGATCTAGTTGCCATCCTTGCCTCTTTGAAGGAGCCAGAGACCAAAGATGGATTCATCGACCGTTTGTTAGCTGCCTCGTTCCATACAAAGATACCTCCCTTAATCGTCTTTACAAAAGCAGATCTCGTCTCTAATGAGGAGAGAGAACAAAAAGAGGCCACATACCGCGCCTTAGGTTATGATGTCCTTAGCATATCAATGGAAAATCTCTCTTCACTTGCTGAGTTAAAAAAACACATCCTCGGAAAAACGACCTTTCTATGTGGCAATTCAGGAGTGGGTAAATCCAGTCTTTTGAACCATCTGATGGCCAAAGATGCACAACGTGTAAATGAAATCAGCCAGGGCACCAAAAAAGGCAAACATACCACTACAAATTCCCTCGCTGTTTTTTTAGAAGAGGAAACCGTCATCATTGATTCTCCAGGAGTGAAGGAATGGGGAGTTTTACATCTAGACCAAGATGAACTTTTCTCCAGCTTCCCCGAACTGAGTTCTGCTCGGGCAAATTGCTCCTTGGAATACTGCTGCGATTTAGGTCCTTCCTGCCAATTGCTAACAGCGATCGAGAAAGACCTCTCCGAAAGCAGGAAAAAGAGCCTGGAATCCATGTTGGAGAGCTTGGAAAAGCCCCACCGGGTGACTAGACGGGACCATTGGTCAAAAAGTACAACAAAAAGATATTAG
- a CDS encoding ATP-binding protein, giving the protein MQRQVFFPFFRNYLPVMLSSLMAVLCLLDPHIPKTIPLAFLLFSLFLFLWIRSGNKASIANKTLVRAEEEPEKPKKRDELVQNLFALEKFKEELISYNDPDLISLSIVNYLESKVPTQFVRVYTWDEEEAHFRCRPYPKESDESSIWSVPIFDPFLLWLSDREGIHLKENFENEISASHIKIKNAAINFFDRTESKLVATLAMKSSLVGFILFGKHKEDQAFGIQDIEHILEILSVSLMSLSNSIIYQRLVNLTETLEAKVKERTKELEEAQSQLVQSEKMASLGIMVAGIAHEINTPAAVINGSSDNLEINLDYTFSHLADLRILIENEELRTTYLDLLNGLIRDELKGKVDPKDKFKLKKEIKQKLIQEGLTESDAVELSGFLVEQSIPQKDKEILLIKKIGGKEIYDLLKNNISLHRNIKNIKYAIKNIVRIVKALKYYSHLGQSSYTDADIHEGIENTLVIMQNQIKQGVEIERHYGNLPHIKCNIDELNQVWTNLITNAIHAMKKTNNPKLTIFTRVIGDEYIMVGFEDNGSGIPHEIKDKIWDPFFTTKDQGEGSGLGLGIVKGIIEKHKGRIEVESEPSKTRFLVYLPLEGPGDLPSLPKEILRG; this is encoded by the coding sequence ATGCAAAGACAAGTTTTCTTTCCTTTTTTTAGAAACTACTTACCTGTAATGCTTTCTAGTTTGATGGCAGTGCTTTGTTTACTCGATCCGCATATTCCAAAAACCATTCCCCTGGCCTTTCTACTCTTTAGCCTATTCTTGTTTCTTTGGATTCGAAGCGGAAACAAAGCATCGATTGCGAACAAAACCTTGGTTCGTGCAGAAGAAGAACCAGAAAAACCCAAAAAAAGGGACGAACTCGTCCAAAACCTGTTTGCGCTAGAAAAATTTAAAGAAGAGCTCATCTCCTACAATGACCCTGATTTGATCAGCTTAAGCATTGTTAACTACTTAGAATCGAAAGTACCTACACAATTTGTACGGGTATATACTTGGGATGAAGAAGAGGCTCACTTTCGATGCCGACCCTATCCCAAAGAGTCAGATGAATCCTCCATTTGGAGTGTTCCGATCTTTGATCCATTTTTACTGTGGCTCTCGGACCGCGAGGGCATTCACTTAAAAGAGAATTTCGAAAATGAAATTTCCGCAAGCCATATCAAAATAAAGAATGCTGCCATCAACTTTTTTGATCGTACTGAGTCGAAACTCGTGGCAACTCTTGCAATGAAATCAAGCTTAGTTGGTTTCATTTTGTTCGGAAAACATAAAGAAGACCAAGCCTTTGGCATCCAAGATATCGAACATATTTTAGAAATCTTATCTGTTTCTTTAATGTCCCTCTCAAATTCCATCATATACCAAAGGCTTGTGAATTTGACAGAAACTCTAGAAGCCAAGGTAAAGGAAAGAACCAAAGAATTGGAAGAGGCCCAATCACAACTTGTACAGTCAGAAAAAATGGCCTCTCTTGGTATTATGGTTGCAGGCATTGCCCATGAAATCAATACTCCGGCTGCAGTGATCAACGGTTCTTCGGATAATTTAGAAATCAATTTGGATTATACATTTAGCCATTTAGCAGACCTAAGGATACTGATCGAAAACGAAGAGTTGCGTACGACTTATTTGGATTTATTGAATGGCTTGATACGAGATGAACTCAAAGGTAAAGTAGACCCAAAAGATAAATTCAAACTGAAAAAAGAAATCAAACAGAAGCTGATCCAAGAAGGCTTAACAGAATCTGATGCCGTCGAACTTTCTGGGTTTTTGGTCGAACAATCCATTCCACAAAAAGATAAAGAGATACTTCTCATCAAAAAGATTGGCGGGAAAGAAATCTATGATTTATTGAAAAACAACATTAGTTTACATCGAAACATCAAAAATATAAAATATGCGATTAAAAATATAGTTCGCATTGTCAAGGCTTTAAAGTACTACTCACACTTAGGTCAATCCTCTTATACAGATGCAGATATCCATGAGGGGATTGAAAACACTTTAGTCATCATGCAAAACCAGATCAAACAAGGTGTAGAAATCGAAAGGCATTATGGCAACCTACCTCACATTAAATGTAATATTGATGAACTAAACCAAGTGTGGACAAACCTGATCACAAATGCTATCCATGCCATGAAAAAAACAAACAATCCAAAACTCACAATTTTCACTCGGGTGATTGGAGATGAATATATCATGGTAGGCTTTGAAGACAATGGATCTGGCATTCCTCATGAGATAAAAGATAAAATTTGGGATCCATTCTTTACAACAAAAGACCAAGGGGAGGGTTCCGGATTGGGCCTTGGTATCGTAAAGGGTATCATTGAAAAACACAAAGGCCGTATTGAAGTGGAATCAGAACCATCGAAAACTCGCTTTTTAGTTTACCTTCCTCTGGAAGGACCAGGCGATTTGCCTAGCTTACCGAAAGAGATATTACGAGGATAA
- a CDS encoding LBF_2804 family protein, whose translation MVSKENLPSLPHRPGILERWGVRVLFRLNKKYKNKEKEERSFESNATRLILKSVVLSFCIGFFTTVLFVLTSLYLPPLQMHFTLEGLKVISIHLVSILFFTFIEFYLLFRFGLKQAYLMAEYANLELAEEPELFTPVPGMLSRIALEIPDPELRILGINPYKRLNRRTALIKSLFYKLKVMISNLLAKVLLKAILGRTSLRFLIEYISAPITGIWDAVVTWQILSELKARIISRKLAERLLSETEKRKTKFTLEGKECLLRAIANSIVFTKTFHPNFEYLLLKLVKLFQFDYQSTEMDDYDPFLRQLQKCEPSEREFIISTFLIGATFDGKLTKEEWSIVTELLAFSDSPDRLKDTESLNVCIQKGKLKESILLVEKMIS comes from the coding sequence TTGGTATCCAAAGAGAACTTACCCTCTCTTCCACACCGACCAGGCATCTTAGAACGTTGGGGAGTCCGTGTCCTCTTCCGGTTAAACAAAAAATACAAAAACAAAGAAAAAGAAGAAAGGAGTTTTGAATCGAATGCTACGCGTCTTATCCTAAAAAGTGTTGTTCTGTCTTTTTGTATTGGTTTTTTTACTACCGTACTTTTTGTACTTACCAGCCTTTATTTGCCCCCTCTACAGATGCATTTTACTCTGGAAGGATTGAAAGTAATATCTATTCACTTAGTCTCTATATTGTTTTTTACTTTTATTGAATTTTATCTTTTATTTCGTTTTGGACTAAAGCAAGCCTATCTAATGGCTGAATATGCCAACTTAGAATTGGCAGAGGAACCAGAGCTATTCACACCCGTGCCCGGAATGTTGTCGAGAATTGCCTTAGAGATTCCAGATCCAGAACTACGCATATTGGGAATCAATCCTTACAAAAGACTCAACCGAAGAACAGCACTCATCAAATCCTTATTTTATAAGTTAAAGGTGATGATTTCGAATCTCCTCGCCAAAGTTTTGTTAAAAGCAATCCTAGGTCGAACAAGTCTTCGTTTTCTTATCGAATACATTTCGGCACCCATCACCGGGATTTGGGATGCAGTAGTCACATGGCAAATTCTGTCCGAGCTTAAAGCTCGCATCATCTCCAGGAAATTAGCAGAGAGATTGCTTTCCGAAACAGAAAAAAGAAAAACAAAGTTTACATTGGAAGGAAAAGAATGCCTCTTACGTGCCATCGCAAATTCCATTGTATTTACAAAAACCTTTCATCCAAACTTCGAATATCTTTTGTTAAAATTGGTTAAGTTATTTCAATTCGATTACCAAAGTACAGAAATGGATGATTACGATCCATTTTTACGCCAATTACAAAAATGTGAACCATCTGAAAGAGAATTTATCATCTCAACATTTTTAATCGGAGCCACTTTTGATGGAAAGTTGACAAAGGAGGAATGGAGCATAGTGACAGAATTGCTTGCTTTCTCTGATTCACCAGATCGACTCAAAGATACGGAATCCCTGAATGTATGCATTCAAAAAGGAAAATTAAAAGAATCAATACTCCTAGTAGAGAAAATGATTTCTTGA
- the tpx gene encoding thiol peroxidase, which translates to MASVTLKGSPIELEGSIPKAGDKAPDFKITKQDLSELSLKDLSGKVKILVSVPSLDTAVCAIETKKFNEKAAKEADIATIIVSGDLPFAMKRFCTTEGIDSPNLITGSQFKDFSFSKSYGVHMSSGPLAGLAARAVFVVDQSDVVRYVELVPEIAKEPNYETILAEAKKLT; encoded by the coding sequence ATGGCATCAGTGACCCTCAAAGGTTCCCCCATCGAATTGGAGGGATCGATCCCTAAAGCAGGAGACAAAGCACCAGACTTCAAAATCACAAAACAAGATTTAAGCGAACTAAGCTTAAAAGACCTTTCTGGAAAGGTAAAGATTTTGGTGTCTGTACCAAGTTTGGATACAGCAGTGTGTGCGATCGAAACAAAAAAGTTCAACGAAAAAGCGGCGAAAGAGGCAGACATTGCGACCATTATCGTGTCAGGTGATCTACCGTTTGCGATGAAAAGATTTTGCACAACGGAAGGGATTGACTCTCCCAACCTGATTACAGGATCGCAATTTAAAGATTTTTCTTTTTCGAAGAGCTATGGAGTTCATATGTCCTCTGGCCCACTTGCAGGACTTGCGGCAAGAGCTGTCTTCGTAGTGGACCAGTCAGATGTTGTTCGTTATGTGGAACTTGTGCCAGAAATCGCAAAAGAACCAAATTACGAAACCATACTTGCGGAAGCTAAAAAGTTAACCTAA